From Amyelois transitella isolate CPQ chromosome 4, ilAmyTran1.1, whole genome shotgun sequence, one genomic window encodes:
- the LOC106139314 gene encoding acetylcholinesterase-like produces the protein MRVVLAALTALAARALAGPHEHRARHHAPEHPIHFPAPAPPQPYRGHGEAVRYNPELDTILPRLDEQETSSKRAKFEDAETSSKYDEKFYSNHERTEDEEPMADEPRLGPDDDDPLIVRTRKGRVRGITLTAATGKKVDAWFGIPYAQKPVGDLRFRHPRPVESWGDEILNTTTLPHSCVQIIDTVFGDFPGAMMWNPNTDMQEDCLYIDIVSPRPRPKNAAVMLWVFGGGFYSGTATLDVYDPKILVSEENVVYVSMQYRVASLGFLFFDTPDVPGNAGLFDQIMALQWVKDNIGYFGGNPHNVTLFGESAGAVSVSLHLLSPLSRNLFSQAIMQSGAATAPWAIISREESILRGIRLAESVQCPFSRTDMGPMIECLRKKSAVELVNNEWGTLGICEFPFVPIIDGSFLDEMPKRSLIHQNFKKTNLLMGSNTDEGYYFILYYLTELFPKEENVGITREQFIQAVKELNPYVDDIGRQAITFEYTDWLNPDDPIKNRNALDKMVGDYHFTCGVNEFADRYAETGNNVYTYYYKHRSKNNPWPSWTGVMHADEINYVFGEPLNPGKNYSPEEVEFSRRIMRYWANFARTGNPSLNPNGEMTKVHWPLHTTIGREYLTLAVNSSSIGHGLRVKQCAFWQKYLPQLMAAANKPQPPANCTSSAPSSSHIPYDILGISLITSYGFTQTLFNHV, from the exons ATGCGCGTGGTGTTGGCGGCGCTGACGGCGCTGGCTGCGCGCGCGCTGGCCGGCCCGCACGAGCACCGCGCACGGCACCACGCTCCAGAACACCCCATCCACTTCCCGGCCCCCGCGCCCCCTCAACCCTACCGCGGCCATGGAGAAGCCGTCCGGTACAACCCTGAACTCGACACAATACTACCCCGCCTTGATGAGCAAGAAACCTCATCAAAACGCGCCAAATTCGAAGATGCTGAAACATCGTCAAAATATGACGAAAAATTCTATTCTAACCATGAACGAACCGAAGACGAGGAACCCATGGCAGACGAACCACGACTAGGACCTGATGATGATGACCCTTTGATTGTTCGCACAAGAAAAGGCAGAGTGAGAGGAATAACCCTCACTGCTGCCACGGGTAAGAAAGTTGATGCGTGGTTTGGAATCCCTTATGCTCAGAAACCTGTTGGTGATTTGAGATTTAGGCATCCGAGACCAGTTGAAAGTTGGGGCGATGAGATATTAAATACGACGACACTGCCCCATTCGTGCGTCCAAATTATTGATACAGTATTTGGTGACTTCCCAGGAGCTATGATGTGGAATCCTAATACAGATATGCAAGAAGACTGTCTGTATATTGATATAGTGTCGCCAAGGCCAAGACCTAAAAATGCAGCCGTAATGCTCTGGGTATTTGGGGGAGGGTTTTACTCCGGTACCGCAACGCTAGATGTCTATGACCCAAAAATACTTGTTTCTGAAGAAAACGTCGTTTACGTTTCCATGCAGTATAGAGTGGCGTCACTTGGATTTCTATTTTTCGATACACCCGATGTTCCTGGAAATGCTGGACTGTTTGACCAAATAATGGCTTTACAATGGGTCAAAGATAATATAGGTTACTTTGGCGGAAATCCACATAACGTTACCCTATTTGGAGAATCAGCAGGTGCTGTGTCGGTTTCTTTACATTTACTTTCGCCTTTATCAAGAAACCTATTTTCTCAGGCTATAATGCAGTCAGGTGCTGCCACAGCCCCCTGGGCTATTATTTCTAGAGAAGAAAGCATTCTGCGAGGAATTCGTTTAGCAGAGTCTGTTCAATGTCCATTTTCGAGAACTGATATGGGACCTATGATTGAATGTTTAAGAAAGAAAAGTGCAGTTGAACTTGTTAACAATGAGTGGGGTACATTGGGTATTTGCGAATTTCCATTTGTGCCCATAATTGACGGTTCGTTCCTAGATGAGATGCCTAAACGATCACTTATTCATCAGAACTTTAAGAAGACTAATCTCCTGATGGGCTCTAATACTGACGAAGGGTATTACTTCATTTTATACTATTTGACGGAGTTGTTCCCTAAAGAAGAGAATGTAGGTATAACTCGCGAACAATTCATTCAAGCCGTGAAGGAACTGAATCCTTATGTTGATGACATTGGAAGGCAAGCTATAACGTTTGAATATACTGACTGGTTGAACCCTGATGacccaataaaaaatagaaatgccCTAGACAAAATGGTAGGTGATTATCATTTCACTTGTGGCGTGAATGAGTTTGCTGACAGGTACGCAGAAACTGGGAATAACGTTTATACATATTACTACAAGCATCGTAGTAAGAACAACCCATGGCCTTCTTGGACAGGCGTGATGCATGCAGACGAAATAAATTACGTTTTCGGAGAGCCTCTGAATCCTGGAAAGAATTACTCGCCTGAAGAAGTGGAATTTAGCAGACGGATCATGAGATATTGGGCGAATTTCGCAAGAACAgg GAATCCTTCCCTTAACCCTAACGGCGAGATGACAAAGGTCCATTGGCCTCTCCACACGACCATCGGGCGGGAATACCTGACTCTTGCAGTCAACTCTAGCTCGATAGGACATGGGCTGCGAGTGAAGCAATGCGCATTCTGGCAAAAGTACTTGCCACAACTCATGGCTGCCGCAA acaaGCCGCAACCGCCAGCAAACTGCACCAGCAGCGCGCCTTCATCCAGCCACATCCCGTACGACATTCTCGGGATTTCCTTGATCACCTCTTACGGTTTCACGCAAACCTTGTTCAATCACGTATAA